One genomic region from Thunnus maccoyii chromosome 16, fThuMac1.1, whole genome shotgun sequence encodes:
- the tacc3 gene encoding transforming acidic coiled-coil-containing protein 3 codes for MSSVDVNDENRGVCPGGKHNTSINDIFALDQPTGRPSILRQTENLPSKTVPKGAKVCFQTPRRDPVTKRILSPSKSFKMTSMDECTKAMECLNLDKTNTLPQDTLEKSDGPKQELSSYPDDEMPIQSKGYQLDFDNLDAINPFQGSNKMVLSPPRSAVENPTTDQNESQNGKQENILEEPTKVESALDETLPFTPSVENSLADISADISSTESSVVTVVKVPAVEELDSCTATPDEKQPAKMSSSVDQDKASGSFVEETPLPPKSSYNFDFDNIDAINPFQTGGSKIQNSPVLGRKVPDDNPPTEKTQIKENKSADIVDVPQVAQETPVQPEVKPKDAVALISSDANPPAAESMPQPAASPNKEGPIKLEFNFDDGNEVKRKPPPKKFGKRPPSKSKEGKPASDIKTQKEIPEKPVASDVANVMAPKGSYSFDIEKFDDVNVNPFGTKSVINNSPKSSKKSGPVPMETATLKQTDTPVEKEATSCAEESMPIAESNTGTNAEHKAAPDHDKGFQPEPVQPVQSLPEPEQTSQPGLSEFNEEFVPGTMFMANDFDGQIDYLEQFGSCNFKESALRKQSLYLKFDPLLRESPKKSAGPAVQNLVARPASLLSQPEPPKMAEKEKTKGPQNDFKLFDVATESTPQILESLVPPFPQPVNTEDAIIEVLKYSQKDMDAAIARVQAEAKVKEDQWCAKYNKLLGDGQEMRKIIAEFELVIAKMTDDQEKEREVAQTKLKEALLEKEQVSSDLNTMERSFSDLFKRLEKYKDVVEGYKKNEETLKGCAQDYLARIKKEEQRYQTLKAHAEEKIGHANEEIASVRSGYKAEVSALQAQLRREQLKVQSLEKSLDQKEKEAEELTKLCDELITKVQKG; via the exons ATGAGCTCTGTTGATGTGAATGATGAGAACCGTGGGGTCTGCCCTGGAGGAAAGCACAACACCTCAATTAACGATATTTTTGCCCTGGATCAGCCAACTGGAAGGCCCTCCATCCTGCGTCAGACAGAGAACTTGCCCAGCAAGACTGTGCCAAAAGGGGCGAAG gtttgttTTCAGACTCCAAGAAGAGACCCCGTGACTAAAAGAATCCTGTCTCCCTCAAAGTCTTTCAAGATGACAAGTATGGACGAATGTACAAAAGCAATGGAGTGCTTAAATTTGGATAAAACAAA cacTTTGCCACAAGATACCCTTGAGAAATCTGATGGGCCCAAACAAG AACTGTCATCCTATCCTGATGACGAAATGCCAATACAAAGCAAAGGCTACCAGTTGGATTTTGACAACCTTGACGCTATTAATCCATTTCAGGGATCTAATAAGATGGTTCTCTCTCCACCAAGGTCTGCTGTTGAAAACCCTACCACAGATCAAAATGAGTCTCAAAATGGAAAACAAGAGAATATCTTGGAAGAGCCCACCAAAGTAGAATCAGCACTCGATGAGACACTTCCCTTCACCCCCTCCGTGGAAAACTCACTGGCTGACATCTCTGCCGACATCAGCTCCACAGAGAGCAGTGTGGTCACAGTGGTGAAGGTGCCCGCAGTCGAGGAACTGGATTCATGCACTGCCACACCTGATGAGAAACAACCAGCTAAAATGTCCTCAAGTGTTGATCAAGACAAAGCTTCAGGCAGTTTTGTGGAAGAAACTCCACTGCCACCTAAAAGTTCCTATAACTTTGATTTTGACAACATTGATGCAATTAATCCTTTCCAAACCGGTGGGTCTAAAATCCAGAATTCCCCTGTCCTCGGGAGAAAGGTACCGGATGATAACCCACCTACTGAGAAGACGCAGATTAAGGAAAATAAATCTGCAGATATTGTTGACGTACCTCAGGTGGCCCAAGAGACACCTGTTCAGCCTGAGGTGAAACCCAAAGATGCAGTGGCCCTGATTTCCTCTGATGCTAACCCTCCAGCAGCTGAATCCATGCCCCAGCCAGCTGCTTCCCCAAACAAGGAAGGTCCAATCAAACTCGAGTTCAATTTTGATGATGGGAATGAGGTTAAACGGAAACCACCACCTAAGAAATTTGGCAAAAGGCCACCTTCAAAATCCAAAGAGGGAAAGCCAGCATCTGACatcaaaacacagaaagaaattcCAGAGAAGCCTGTTGCTAGCGATGTTGCTAACGTTATGGCTCCCAAAGGGTCTTACTCATTTGACATTGAAAAGTTTGATGACGTAAACGTCAATCCCTTCGGCACAAAGTCAGTCATAAACAACTCTCCGAAATCCAGCAAGAAATCTGGCCCTGTGCCCATGGAAACTGCTACTCTAAAGCAAACGGATACGCCTGTGGAGAAGGAAGCTACATCATG TGCTGAGGAGAGCATGCCAATTGCTGAATCCAACACTGGAACT AATGCTGAACACAAGGCTGCGCCTGACCATGACAAGGGATTTCAACCTGAACCTGTACAACCTGTGCAGAGTCTTCCTGAACCTGAGCAGACGTCTCAGCCTGGTCTGTCAGAATTCAATGAGGAGTTTGTTCCTGGAACTATGT TCATGGCCAATGACTTTGACGGACAAATCGACTACCTTGAACAGTTTGGGTCCTGCAAT TTCAAGGAGTCAGCACTGAGGAAGCAATCCCTGTACCTTAAATTTGACCCCCTTCTGAGAGAGAGCCCGAAGAAATCCGCAGGCCCAGCTGTTCAGAACCTCGTCGCTCGTCCTGCTTCCCTTCTTTCACA ACCTGAACCTCCAAAGAtggcagaaaaagagaagacaaaagGGCCTCAAAATGATTTCAAACTGTTTGATGTTGCTACAGAATCA ACTCCTCAAATACTTGAGAGCCTCGTTCCACCTTTCCCCCAGCCAGTAAACACAGAGGACGCCATCATTGAGGTGCTGAAGTACAGTCAGAAAGACATGGATGCAGCCATTGCCAGGGTCCAGGCAGAA GCAAAGGTGAAAGAGGATCAGTGGTGTGCAAAGTATAACAAGTTACTTGGCGATGGTCAAGAAATGAG GAAAATAATTGCAGAATTTGAGCTTGTTATTGCTAAAATGACAG ATGAtcaagagaaggagagggaggtggCTCAGACGAAGCTCAAGGAGGCTCTGCTGGAGAAGGAGCAAGTGTCCAGTGACCTGAACACCATGGAGAGATCTTTCTCTGATCTTTTCAAAAGACTGGAGAAGTACAAGGATGTGGTTGAGGGTTACAAAAAG AATGAAGAGACTCTTAAAGGTTGTGCTCAGGACTACCTGGCAAGGATCAAAAAGGAGGAGCAGCGCTACCAGACCCTCAAAGCCCACGCTGAGGAGAAAATTGGCCA TGCGAACGAGGAAATTGCTTCGGTGCGGTCAGGGTACAAGGCCGAGGTATCTGCACTTCAAGCCCAGCTGCGCCGGGAGCAGCTGAAGGTGCAGTCACTGGAGAAGAGCCTGGACCAGAAG gaGAAAGAGGCTGAAGAGCTCACCAAACTTTGTGACGAACTCATCACCAAAGTCCAGAAGGGTTGA
- the LOC121880803 gene encoding fibroblast growth factor receptor-like 1: MKLSLDSMVVLKIVLFIFEAVLLSDCARGPPRVSEKVAHRQTARLGSAIKLPCPVEGDPPPLIMWTKDGRNIHSGWIRFRILRMGLKIKEVEADDTGTYICKATNGFGSVNINYTLIVINDSGSDKTGPGAADGTESELGTDGLSEKLVRPRFTQPAKMRKRVIARPVGSSVRLKCTASGTPRPDIVWLKDDQPLSEQKVGEGRQKKWTLSLKNLTPEHSGRYTCRVSNRAGEINATYKVEVIQRTNSKPILTGTHPVNTTVDYGGTTSFQCKVRSDVKPVIQWLKRVETNEESRYNSTIEVGDHRFVVLPTGEVWSRPDGSYLNKLLITRAKEEDAGMYICLGANTMGYSFRSAFLTVLPDTKPPITPIFSPASSSLPWPVIIGIPAGIVFIFGTVLLWFCQSRKHCPPPSAPAAAAQVLQSSHRLPYRERDRAYMAPSSSSSSPEKDCMSSMNYEEYLAQQQLLLSQAGPTIPPKIYPKIYTDIHTHTHSHVDGKVHQHQHIHFQC, from the exons ATGAAGTTGTCTTTGGACAGTATGGTAGTCCTGAAGATTGTGCTGTTCATCTTTGAGGCTGTTTTACTGAGCGACTGCGCAAGAG GACCTCCGCGGGTGTCTGAGAAGGTTGCTCACAGACAGACGGCCCGGCTCGGGAGTGCCATCAAGCTGCCGTGCCCAGTGGAAGGAGACCCTCCTCCCCTCATTATGTGGACCAAAGACGGGCGCAACATCCACAGCGGCTGGATCCGTTTCCGTATCCTCCGCATGGGCCTGAAGATCAAGGAGGTGGAGGCAGACGACACGGGCACCTACATCTGTAAAGCCACCAACGGCTTTGGCAGCGTCAACATCAACTACACCCTCATCGTCATCA ATGACTCAGGTTCTGATAAGACTGGACCCGGGGCCGCTGATGGAACAGAGTCTGAGCTGGGCACTGATGGCTTGTCCGAAAAACTTG TGCGTCCCCGCTTCACTCAGCCCGCTAAGATGAGGAAGAGGGTGATAGCCCGTCCCGTGGGAAGCTCGGTGCGTCTCAAATGCACGGCCAGCGGGACTCCTCGACCGGACATCGTGTGGCTGAAGGACGACCAGCCGCTGTCAGAGCAGAAGGTCGGCGAGGGCCGCCAGAAGAAGTGGACTCTAAGTCTGAAGAACTTGACGCCAGAGCACAGTGGCAGATACACCTGCAGGGTCTCCAATCGAGCGGGGGAAATCAACGCCACGTACAAAGTTGAGGTCATAC aGAGGACAAACTCCAAGCCTATTTTGACCGGCACTCACCCGGTCAACACGACGGTGGACTACGGAGGCACCACGTCGTTCCAGTGCAAAGTGAGGAGTGACGTTAAGCCGGTCATTCAGTGGCTCAAACGCGTGGAGACTAACGAGGAGAGCCGCTACAACTCCACCATCGAGGTGGGAGACCACCGGTTCGTGGTGCTGCCCACGGGGGAGGTGTGGTCACGACCCGACGGCTCCTACCTCAACAAGCTGCTCATTACCCGCGCCAAGGAGGAGGATGCTGGCATGTACATCTGCTTAGGCGCCAACACCATGGGCTACAGCTTCCGCAGCGCCTTCCTCACTGTGCTGCCAG ACACAAAGCCTCCCATCACGCCCATATTTTCGCCAGCCTCCAGCTCCCTCCCCTGGCCTGTCATCATTGGCATCCCTGCTGGAATAGTGTTCATCTTTGGCACGGTGCTGCTCTGGTTCTGCCAGAGTAGAAAGCACTGTCCTCCTCCCAGCGCTCCGGCCGCAGCCGCGCAGGTACTGCAGAGCTCCCACCGGCTGCCGTACCGAGAGCGGGACAGGGCCTACATGGCTCCGTCGTCCAGCTCATCCAGCCCGGAGAAAGACTGCATGAGCTCCATGAACTATGAGGAGTACCTGgcgcagcagcagctcctcctcAGCCAAGCAGGACCTACCATCCCTCCAAAAATCTACCCCAAAATCTACactgacattcacacacacactcactcccaCGTGGACGGGAAAGTACATCAGCAtcaacacattcattttcagtgttag